The DNA window TATTTTCTTCATTCACCGGAAATCTCCTGGTTCTGGATTCATCTTCCCAGGCCACCTTTGCGGATTCCAGTTTCTTTTGAAGTTTTGATTCCAGATCTCTCAAGTCAGCAGCTTTCTCGTATTGCTGACTTTTTACAGCTACATTTTTTTGCTCCTTGATGGTATCGATTTGGGCTTCAATTTCTTCAATATGCTTGGGCACGTGAATGTTTTTCAAATGCACCCTCGCACCCACTTCATCCAGTACATCAATGGCTTTGTCCGGTAAAAAACGATCGGTAATGTACCGGTCGCTCAACTTGACACAGGCCTCTATGGCTTCGTCGGTATAAGATACGGAGTGGAATTCCTCGTATTTGGATTTTATATTGTTCAAAATCAAAATGGCCTCTTCTGCAGTAGGCGGATCTATCATCACTTTCTGAAAACGACGATCAAGTGCTCCGTCTTTTTCAATATGCTGACGATATTCATCCAGGGTAGAAGCACCAATGCATTGCAACTCTCCTCTTGCCAAAGCAGGTTTGAAAATGTTGGAAGCATCCAGTGAACCGGTAGCGCCACCTGCTCCGATGATGGTATGTATTTCGTCAATGAACAGGATGACATCTCTTGATTTTTCCAATTCATTCATGATGGCCTTGATGCGCTCTTCAAACTGGCCACGGTATTTAGTTCCGGCCACGAGCGCAGCAAGATCAAGCATTACGATGCGCTTGTTGAACAAAGTTCGCGACACTTTCTTTTGCATGATCATCAGGGCAAGTCCCTCTACGATGGCGGTCTTACCGACTCCGGGTTCTCCGATCAATATTGGATTGTTTTTCTTGCGGCGGCTCAAAATCTGAGAGACCCGCTCGATTTCTCTTTCTCTTCCAATGATAGGATCCAGCTTGCCATCTTCAGCGAGCCTGGTAATGTCACGACCGTAATTATCCAATACGGGTGTCATGGATTTGGATCCGGATTTTTTGGAGAAGGAAGAAGAAGCCTGCTCTTCTTCGTAGGAATCAGGATCACTGGCGGCTGCAGTAATATCCGGGAATTCTTCCATGCCTCCTTGCTGGCTGAGGTAATCTAACTCAGACCGGAAATTATCGTAGTCTATGTTGAATTGCTCCAACACAATACAAGCCAGATTGTCGTGGTGCTTCAATATGGAAAGCAAAAGATGTTCAGGATAGATCTCGTCCTCCTTGGTGATTTTTGCTTCCAGATAGGTAAACTTCAAAACCTTCTCTGCTTGTTTGTTCAATGGAAGATTTCCTACCTGAAAAGAGGTTTCCTCACCTTTTCTCACCGGAATGGCTTCCTCCAGTTTATCTTTCAATTGGCTGAGGTCCACTTTCAGTGACTTGAGCACATTGACTGCCAGCGTATCCCGCTCAGCCAGCATGCCAAGCAGAATATGTTCAGTGCCAATGTAATCGTGTCCCAGACGGATGGCTTCATCACGGCTGTTGGCCAATACTTTTCTGACTTTTTGAGAAAATCTTTTATTCATTTTATCGGTTATTCTATTTGGTCAAAACTAACACACATCCAAATAACATTAAAGGCTTATTTTTTGTTGTATTCGTTTTAAAAGGCTATTTACAAGCTAAATTGTACGAAAGCGTCAAAGTTTTATAAATTTGCTATCTCAAAATTAGATAAAAATCGACATTTGGTAATAATTATTTGTTTTTATAATAAATAATTGCCTAAATTTTAAAACATTAAATATATTAATTTATTCATATCTCATGAAATACCAGATTGACAAACAAGAGCGATATTCTGTATTTACCCTGGAAGAACCTCAATTAAACTCCATGATCGCTCCGCTTCTTAAATCAGAATTTGTCTTCCTTCGCAATGAAGGAGTGAGAAACCTGATTTTTGATCTACAGCAAGTTGATTACATTGATTCATCAGGCCTTAGCTCCATCCTTACTGCCAACAGACTTTGGAAGGATTATGGTTCTTTCGTGCTCACCAACATG is part of the Candidatus Vicinibacter affinis genome and encodes:
- a CDS encoding ATP-dependent Clp protease ATP-binding subunit — encoded protein: MNKRFSQKVRKVLANSRDEAIRLGHDYIGTEHILLGMLAERDTLAVNVLKSLKVDLSQLKDKLEEAIPVRKGEETSFQVGNLPLNKQAEKVLKFTYLEAKITKEDEIYPEHLLLSILKHHDNLACIVLEQFNIDYDNFRSELDYLSQQGGMEEFPDITAAASDPDSYEEEQASSSFSKKSGSKSMTPVLDNYGRDITRLAEDGKLDPIIGREREIERVSQILSRRKKNNPILIGEPGVGKTAIVEGLALMIMQKKVSRTLFNKRIVMLDLAALVAGTKYRGQFEERIKAIMNELEKSRDVILFIDEIHTIIGAGGATGSLDASNIFKPALARGELQCIGASTLDEYRQHIEKDGALDRRFQKVMIDPPTAEEAILILNNIKSKYEEFHSVSYTDEAIEACVKLSDRYITDRFLPDKAIDVLDEVGARVHLKNIHVPKHIEEIEAQIDTIKEQKNVAVKSQQYEKAADLRDLESKLQKKLESAKVAWEDESRTRRFPVNEENIAEVVAMMTGIPVKKVAQSESKKLVNMADDMKKSIIGQDEVVVKIVKAIQRNRVGLKDPKKPIGTFIFLGPTGVGKTEMAKALSRFLFDSEDALIRLDMSEYMEKFTVSRLIGAPPGYVGYEEGGQLTEKVRRKPYAVVLLDEIEKAHPDVYNILLQVLDEGQLTDGLGRKVDFKNTIIIMTSNIGARQLKDFGQGVGFATQSRVDNADEYSKNVIKNALKKTFSPEFLNRVDDVLVFNSLEKDQIFQIINLVVSGLLKRIEQMKLELTITQEAMEFLAEKGYDPQFGARPLHRAVQKYLEDPLAEYILNENPEPGTKLKAVLNKEKDQVLISQSAKSGVGKKSSS
- a CDS encoding STAS domain-containing protein, giving the protein MKYQIDKQERYSVFTLEEPQLNSMIAPLLKSEFVFLRNEGVRNLIFDLQQVDYIDSSGLSSILTANRLWKDYGSFVLTNMNSEGVRKLIEISKLDGILTIIPTIDESVDYIFMEDIERDLNDEEE